Proteins encoded within one genomic window of Macrotis lagotis isolate mMagLag1 chromosome 3, bilby.v1.9.chrom.fasta, whole genome shotgun sequence:
- the LOC141516250 gene encoding large ribosomal subunit protein uL5-like — translation MAQDQSEQENPMRELRIRKLCLNICVGESGDRLTRAAKVLEQLTGQTPVFSKARYTVRSFGIRRNEKIAVHCTVHGAKAEEILEKGLKVREYELRKNNFSDTGNFGFGIQEHIDLGIKYDPSIRIYGLDFYVVLGRPGFSIADKKRRTGCIGAKHRIGKEEAMHWFQLKYDGIILPGK, via the coding sequence TTGAGAATCCGAAAGCTCTGCCTCAACATCTGTGTTGGGGAGAGTGGGGACAGGCTGACCAGGGCAGCCAAAGTGTTGGAGCAGCTTACAGGCCAAACCCCAGTGTTCTCCAAAGCTCGCTATACTGTCAGGtcttttggaatcaggagaaacgAGAAGATTGCAGTTCACTGCACAGTCCATGGGGCCAAAGCTGAAGAGATTCTGGAGAAGGGACTGAAGGTGCGAGAATATGAGTTAAGGAAAAATAACTTCTCAGATACTGGCAACTTTGGCTTTGGGATCCAAGAGCACATCGATCTGGGGATTAAATACGACCCAAGCATCCGTATCTACGGCTTGGACTTCTATGTGGTGCTGGGCAGACCCGGGTTCAGCATTGCAGACAAGAAGCGTAGGACAGGCTGCATTGGGGCCAAACACagaattggcaaagaggaagcCATGCACTGGTTCCAACTGAAGTATGATGGCATCATCCTTCCTGGCAAATAA